A region of Oncorhynchus masou masou isolate Uvic2021 chromosome 29, UVic_Omas_1.1, whole genome shotgun sequence DNA encodes the following proteins:
- the LOC135519757 gene encoding villin-1-like isoform X1, which produces MPQMQVKTQVAKVLNKTTPGLQIWRIEDMGMVPFSSKAYGQFYEGDSYVVLYTNKMRSSFTYDLHYWLGKATSHDEQGAAAIYTTMMDEHLGGMAVQHREAQGNESDTFRGYFKKGIIYKSGGVASGMKQVETNTYNICRLLHVKGRKHVVAGEVDMSWSSFNKGDVFLLDLGNLIIQWNGPKSNRMERLKGMTLAKDIRDRERGGRAQVSVVEGDDEKSSEEAMKLMKQHLGETRRDIRDSIASDDVVDQKLRSSVKLFHISDAQGNLVVQEVAVKPLSQDLLNHEDCYLLDQGGIRIFIWKGKKASKTERSKSLDKAEAYKKAKGYPISTYVETVNDGAESAVFKQLFQRWSVKGQTVGMGTTNSPGKIAKVEQIKFDATSMHARPDVAAQQKMVDDGTGKAEVWRLEDSELVPVDRKWLGHFYGGDCYLILYKYEVSNRSHYILYIWQGRHASTGELAASAFQAVNIDQQYNGEPVQVRVPMGKEPLHLMAIFKGKMVVYEEGSSRANSAHVQPAVRLFHIHGTNEFNTRAIEVPARSSSLNSNDVFVLSTDTCCYLWYGKGCCGDEREMGKSLADIISRREKHVIAEGQETANFWVNLGGKTQYANSKRLQEEHNNITPRLFECSNQTGRFLAMEVTNFIQDDLDEDDIMLLDIWDMVFLWLGKGANQIEKENVVPTAHEYLRTHPGGRNVDTPIVLVKQGFEPPTFTGWFHAWDPHMWSGGKSYQELKAELGDASDIIQITVDRSTSNSTQKNSNSIGEPLLSSTVGATFPADKLLNCQTEDLPDGVDPTKKEEYLSNADFALILGVSRVEFYSMPTWKQQSLKKEKGLF; this is translated from the exons ATGCCACAGATGCAGGTCAAAACCCAAGTTGCAAAAGTCCTCAATAAAACCACACCAGGGCTGCAGATATGGAGGATAGAG GACATGGGGATGGTGCCCTTCTCTTCTAAAGCATATGGACAATTCTATGAAGGTGACAGCTACGTTGTTCTATAC ACCAATAAGATGCGTAGCTCGTTCACCTACGACCTCCACTATTGGCTGGGAAAGGCCACCTCTCATGACGAGCAGGGGGCGGCGGCCATCTACACCACTATGATGGACGAGCACCTGGGAGGCATGGCTGTGCAGCACCGTGAGGCACAGGGCAATGAGAGCGACACCTTTCGTGGATACTTCAAAAAGGGCATCAT CTACAAGAGTGGCGGCGTGGCATCTGGGATGAAGCAGGTGGAGACCAACACCTACAACATCTGCCGCCTGCTCCATGTCAAGGGAAGGAAGCATGTGGTGGCTGGAGAG GTGGACATGAGCTGGAGCAGCTTTAACAAGGGGGATGTGTTCCTGCTTGACCTGGGCAACCTCATCATCCAGTGGAACGGACCCAAGAGCAACCGTATGGAAAGACTCAAG GGAATGACTCTAGCCAAGGACATCCGTGACAGGGAAAGAGGGGGACGGGCGCAGGTTAGCGTGGTGGAAGGTGATGACGAGAAGTCTTCCGAGGAGGCCATGAAGCTGATGAAGCAGCACCTGGGAGAGACGAGACGAGACATCAGGGACAGCATCGCGTCTGATGACGTGGTCGACCAGAAGCTGAGGTCCAGCGTCAAGCTCTTCCA TATCTCAGATGCCCAGGGGAACCTTGTGGTGCAGGAGGTAGCAGTGAAGCCTCTATCTCAGGACCTGTTGAATCACGAG GATTGCTATCTGTTGGATCAAGGTGGTATAAGGATCTTTATCTGGAAAGGAAAGAAGGCTTCCAAGACAGAACGGTCCAAGTCTTTGGATAAAGCAGAA GCATACAAGAAGGCGAAGGGCTACCCTATCTCCACCTACGTCGAGACGGTGAATGATGGTGCCGAGTCTGCCGTGTTCAAGCAGCTGTTCCAGAGGTGGAGCGTGAAGGGTCAGACTGTGGGGATGGGGACCACAAACAGTCCAGGCAAAATTG CCAAGGTTGAGCAGATAAAGTTTGATGCTACATCCATGCATGCAAGGCCTGACGTGGCTGCCCAGCAGAAAATGGTCGATGACGGAACAGGCAAAGCAGAG GTGTGGAGGTTAGAGGACAGTGAACTGGTGCCTGTGGACAGGAAGTGGTTGGGCCACTTCTATGGAGGCGACTGCTATCTCATCCTCTACAAATATGAAGTCAGCAACAGGAGTCACTACATACTATACATATGGCAG GGTCGCCATGCAAGCACCGGTGAGCTGGCTGCCTCTGCTTTCCAAGCCGTGAACATCGACCAGCAGTACAACGGTGAGCCAGTTCAGGTCCGAGTGCCCATGGGGAAAGAACCACTCCACCTCATGGCCATATTCAAGGGCAAGATGGTGGTCTATGAG GAGGGGAGCTCCAGGGCCAACTCTGCACATGTCCAGCCGGCGGTTCGTCTCTTCCACATCCACGGCACCAACGAGTTCAACACCCGCGCCATCGAAGTGCCAGCGCGCTCCTCGTCCCTCAACTCCAACGACGTCTTTGTGCTCAGCACTGACACTTGCTGCTATCTGTGGTACGGAAAG ggctgttgtggtgatgagCGAGAGATGGGCAAATCCCTGGCAGACATCATCTCCAGGAGGGAAAAACATGTAATCGCAGAGGGTCAGGAGACAGCTAACTTCTGGGTAAATCTGGGAGGCAAGACCCAGTATGCCAACAGCAAGAG GCTTCAGGAAGAGCACAACAACATCACCCCACGTCTCTTCGAGTGCTCCAATCAGACAGGCCGCTTCCTGGCCATGGAGGTCACCAACTTTATCCAGGACGACCTGGACGAAGATGACATCATGCTGCTGGACATCTGGGATATG gtgTTCCTGTGGTTGGGCAAGGGAGCTAATCAAATAGAGAAGGAGAATGTGGTCCCCACGGCACATGAGTACCTGAGGACCCACCCAGGTGGTCGAAATGTGGACACCCCCATCGTGCTGGTCAAACAGGGCTTTGAGCCTCCCACCTTCACAGGCTGGTTCCACGCCTGGGACCCACACATGTGGAGT GGAGGGAAATCCTACCAGGAGTTGAAGGCTGAGCTTGGGGACGCCAGCGACATCATCCAGATCACCGTG GACAGAAGCACATCCAACTCTACTCAAAAGAACTCCAACAGCATTGGAGAACCACTGCTGTCCTCCACCGTTGGGGCCACCTTCCCTGCAGACAAGCTGTTGAACTGCCAAACAGAGGACCTGCCCGATGGGGTTGACCCCACCAAGAAGGAG GAGTATCTGTCCAATGCTGACTTTGCTCTGATCCTGGGTGTGTCCCGGGTAGAGTTCTACTCCATGCCCACCTGGAAGCAGCAGAGTCTGAAGAAAGAGAAGGGTCTGTTCTAG
- the LOC135519757 gene encoding villin-1-like isoform X2, whose protein sequence is MCLYDHPKVDMSWSSFNKGDVFLLDLGNLIIQWNGPKSNRMERLKGMTLAKDIRDRERGGRAQVSVVEGDDEKSSEEAMKLMKQHLGETRRDIRDSIASDDVVDQKLRSSVKLFHISDAQGNLVVQEVAVKPLSQDLLNHEDCYLLDQGGIRIFIWKGKKASKTERSKSLDKAEAYKKAKGYPISTYVETVNDGAESAVFKQLFQRWSVKGQTVGMGTTNSPGKIAKVEQIKFDATSMHARPDVAAQQKMVDDGTGKAEVWRLEDSELVPVDRKWLGHFYGGDCYLILYKYEVSNRSHYILYIWQGRHASTGELAASAFQAVNIDQQYNGEPVQVRVPMGKEPLHLMAIFKGKMVVYEEGSSRANSAHVQPAVRLFHIHGTNEFNTRAIEVPARSSSLNSNDVFVLSTDTCCYLWYGKGCCGDEREMGKSLADIISRREKHVIAEGQETANFWVNLGGKTQYANSKRLQEEHNNITPRLFECSNQTGRFLAMEVTNFIQDDLDEDDIMLLDIWDMVFLWLGKGANQIEKENVVPTAHEYLRTHPGGRNVDTPIVLVKQGFEPPTFTGWFHAWDPHMWSGGKSYQELKAELGDASDIIQITVDRSTSNSTQKNSNSIGEPLLSSTVGATFPADKLLNCQTEDLPDGVDPTKKEEYLSNADFALILGVSRVEFYSMPTWKQQSLKKEKGLF, encoded by the exons ATGTGTCTTTATGATCATCCCAAG GTGGACATGAGCTGGAGCAGCTTTAACAAGGGGGATGTGTTCCTGCTTGACCTGGGCAACCTCATCATCCAGTGGAACGGACCCAAGAGCAACCGTATGGAAAGACTCAAG GGAATGACTCTAGCCAAGGACATCCGTGACAGGGAAAGAGGGGGACGGGCGCAGGTTAGCGTGGTGGAAGGTGATGACGAGAAGTCTTCCGAGGAGGCCATGAAGCTGATGAAGCAGCACCTGGGAGAGACGAGACGAGACATCAGGGACAGCATCGCGTCTGATGACGTGGTCGACCAGAAGCTGAGGTCCAGCGTCAAGCTCTTCCA TATCTCAGATGCCCAGGGGAACCTTGTGGTGCAGGAGGTAGCAGTGAAGCCTCTATCTCAGGACCTGTTGAATCACGAG GATTGCTATCTGTTGGATCAAGGTGGTATAAGGATCTTTATCTGGAAAGGAAAGAAGGCTTCCAAGACAGAACGGTCCAAGTCTTTGGATAAAGCAGAA GCATACAAGAAGGCGAAGGGCTACCCTATCTCCACCTACGTCGAGACGGTGAATGATGGTGCCGAGTCTGCCGTGTTCAAGCAGCTGTTCCAGAGGTGGAGCGTGAAGGGTCAGACTGTGGGGATGGGGACCACAAACAGTCCAGGCAAAATTG CCAAGGTTGAGCAGATAAAGTTTGATGCTACATCCATGCATGCAAGGCCTGACGTGGCTGCCCAGCAGAAAATGGTCGATGACGGAACAGGCAAAGCAGAG GTGTGGAGGTTAGAGGACAGTGAACTGGTGCCTGTGGACAGGAAGTGGTTGGGCCACTTCTATGGAGGCGACTGCTATCTCATCCTCTACAAATATGAAGTCAGCAACAGGAGTCACTACATACTATACATATGGCAG GGTCGCCATGCAAGCACCGGTGAGCTGGCTGCCTCTGCTTTCCAAGCCGTGAACATCGACCAGCAGTACAACGGTGAGCCAGTTCAGGTCCGAGTGCCCATGGGGAAAGAACCACTCCACCTCATGGCCATATTCAAGGGCAAGATGGTGGTCTATGAG GAGGGGAGCTCCAGGGCCAACTCTGCACATGTCCAGCCGGCGGTTCGTCTCTTCCACATCCACGGCACCAACGAGTTCAACACCCGCGCCATCGAAGTGCCAGCGCGCTCCTCGTCCCTCAACTCCAACGACGTCTTTGTGCTCAGCACTGACACTTGCTGCTATCTGTGGTACGGAAAG ggctgttgtggtgatgagCGAGAGATGGGCAAATCCCTGGCAGACATCATCTCCAGGAGGGAAAAACATGTAATCGCAGAGGGTCAGGAGACAGCTAACTTCTGGGTAAATCTGGGAGGCAAGACCCAGTATGCCAACAGCAAGAG GCTTCAGGAAGAGCACAACAACATCACCCCACGTCTCTTCGAGTGCTCCAATCAGACAGGCCGCTTCCTGGCCATGGAGGTCACCAACTTTATCCAGGACGACCTGGACGAAGATGACATCATGCTGCTGGACATCTGGGATATG gtgTTCCTGTGGTTGGGCAAGGGAGCTAATCAAATAGAGAAGGAGAATGTGGTCCCCACGGCACATGAGTACCTGAGGACCCACCCAGGTGGTCGAAATGTGGACACCCCCATCGTGCTGGTCAAACAGGGCTTTGAGCCTCCCACCTTCACAGGCTGGTTCCACGCCTGGGACCCACACATGTGGAGT GGAGGGAAATCCTACCAGGAGTTGAAGGCTGAGCTTGGGGACGCCAGCGACATCATCCAGATCACCGTG GACAGAAGCACATCCAACTCTACTCAAAAGAACTCCAACAGCATTGGAGAACCACTGCTGTCCTCCACCGTTGGGGCCACCTTCCCTGCAGACAAGCTGTTGAACTGCCAAACAGAGGACCTGCCCGATGGGGTTGACCCCACCAAGAAGGAG GAGTATCTGTCCAATGCTGACTTTGCTCTGATCCTGGGTGTGTCCCGGGTAGAGTTCTACTCCATGCCCACCTGGAAGCAGCAGAGTCTGAAGAAAGAGAAGGGTCTGTTCTAG
- the LOC135519757 gene encoding villin-1-like isoform X3 encodes MSWSSFNKGDVFLLDLGNLIIQWNGPKSNRMERLKGMTLAKDIRDRERGGRAQVSVVEGDDEKSSEEAMKLMKQHLGETRRDIRDSIASDDVVDQKLRSSVKLFHISDAQGNLVVQEVAVKPLSQDLLNHEDCYLLDQGGIRIFIWKGKKASKTERSKSLDKAEAYKKAKGYPISTYVETVNDGAESAVFKQLFQRWSVKGQTVGMGTTNSPGKIAKVEQIKFDATSMHARPDVAAQQKMVDDGTGKAEVWRLEDSELVPVDRKWLGHFYGGDCYLILYKYEVSNRSHYILYIWQGRHASTGELAASAFQAVNIDQQYNGEPVQVRVPMGKEPLHLMAIFKGKMVVYEEGSSRANSAHVQPAVRLFHIHGTNEFNTRAIEVPARSSSLNSNDVFVLSTDTCCYLWYGKGCCGDEREMGKSLADIISRREKHVIAEGQETANFWVNLGGKTQYANSKRLQEEHNNITPRLFECSNQTGRFLAMEVTNFIQDDLDEDDIMLLDIWDMVFLWLGKGANQIEKENVVPTAHEYLRTHPGGRNVDTPIVLVKQGFEPPTFTGWFHAWDPHMWSGGKSYQELKAELGDASDIIQITVDRSTSNSTQKNSNSIGEPLLSSTVGATFPADKLLNCQTEDLPDGVDPTKKEEYLSNADFALILGVSRVEFYSMPTWKQQSLKKEKGLF; translated from the exons ATGAGCTGGAGCAGCTTTAACAAGGGGGATGTGTTCCTGCTTGACCTGGGCAACCTCATCATCCAGTGGAACGGACCCAAGAGCAACCGTATGGAAAGACTCAAG GGAATGACTCTAGCCAAGGACATCCGTGACAGGGAAAGAGGGGGACGGGCGCAGGTTAGCGTGGTGGAAGGTGATGACGAGAAGTCTTCCGAGGAGGCCATGAAGCTGATGAAGCAGCACCTGGGAGAGACGAGACGAGACATCAGGGACAGCATCGCGTCTGATGACGTGGTCGACCAGAAGCTGAGGTCCAGCGTCAAGCTCTTCCA TATCTCAGATGCCCAGGGGAACCTTGTGGTGCAGGAGGTAGCAGTGAAGCCTCTATCTCAGGACCTGTTGAATCACGAG GATTGCTATCTGTTGGATCAAGGTGGTATAAGGATCTTTATCTGGAAAGGAAAGAAGGCTTCCAAGACAGAACGGTCCAAGTCTTTGGATAAAGCAGAA GCATACAAGAAGGCGAAGGGCTACCCTATCTCCACCTACGTCGAGACGGTGAATGATGGTGCCGAGTCTGCCGTGTTCAAGCAGCTGTTCCAGAGGTGGAGCGTGAAGGGTCAGACTGTGGGGATGGGGACCACAAACAGTCCAGGCAAAATTG CCAAGGTTGAGCAGATAAAGTTTGATGCTACATCCATGCATGCAAGGCCTGACGTGGCTGCCCAGCAGAAAATGGTCGATGACGGAACAGGCAAAGCAGAG GTGTGGAGGTTAGAGGACAGTGAACTGGTGCCTGTGGACAGGAAGTGGTTGGGCCACTTCTATGGAGGCGACTGCTATCTCATCCTCTACAAATATGAAGTCAGCAACAGGAGTCACTACATACTATACATATGGCAG GGTCGCCATGCAAGCACCGGTGAGCTGGCTGCCTCTGCTTTCCAAGCCGTGAACATCGACCAGCAGTACAACGGTGAGCCAGTTCAGGTCCGAGTGCCCATGGGGAAAGAACCACTCCACCTCATGGCCATATTCAAGGGCAAGATGGTGGTCTATGAG GAGGGGAGCTCCAGGGCCAACTCTGCACATGTCCAGCCGGCGGTTCGTCTCTTCCACATCCACGGCACCAACGAGTTCAACACCCGCGCCATCGAAGTGCCAGCGCGCTCCTCGTCCCTCAACTCCAACGACGTCTTTGTGCTCAGCACTGACACTTGCTGCTATCTGTGGTACGGAAAG ggctgttgtggtgatgagCGAGAGATGGGCAAATCCCTGGCAGACATCATCTCCAGGAGGGAAAAACATGTAATCGCAGAGGGTCAGGAGACAGCTAACTTCTGGGTAAATCTGGGAGGCAAGACCCAGTATGCCAACAGCAAGAG GCTTCAGGAAGAGCACAACAACATCACCCCACGTCTCTTCGAGTGCTCCAATCAGACAGGCCGCTTCCTGGCCATGGAGGTCACCAACTTTATCCAGGACGACCTGGACGAAGATGACATCATGCTGCTGGACATCTGGGATATG gtgTTCCTGTGGTTGGGCAAGGGAGCTAATCAAATAGAGAAGGAGAATGTGGTCCCCACGGCACATGAGTACCTGAGGACCCACCCAGGTGGTCGAAATGTGGACACCCCCATCGTGCTGGTCAAACAGGGCTTTGAGCCTCCCACCTTCACAGGCTGGTTCCACGCCTGGGACCCACACATGTGGAGT GGAGGGAAATCCTACCAGGAGTTGAAGGCTGAGCTTGGGGACGCCAGCGACATCATCCAGATCACCGTG GACAGAAGCACATCCAACTCTACTCAAAAGAACTCCAACAGCATTGGAGAACCACTGCTGTCCTCCACCGTTGGGGCCACCTTCCCTGCAGACAAGCTGTTGAACTGCCAAACAGAGGACCTGCCCGATGGGGTTGACCCCACCAAGAAGGAG GAGTATCTGTCCAATGCTGACTTTGCTCTGATCCTGGGTGTGTCCCGGGTAGAGTTCTACTCCATGCCCACCTGGAAGCAGCAGAGTCTGAAGAAAGAGAAGGGTCTGTTCTAG